The following coding sequences are from one Devosia neptuniae window:
- a CDS encoding GNAT family N-acetyltransferase, producing the protein MRLRPVALGDEAAVRAATRELAEEGFTFALGLDAASSFADYVARLDARRHGRGLTAGAVPETFLLAEVDGQIVGRLSLRHALNDQLRTNGGHIGFGILRSHRRRGHASEILRQALILARDLGIERVLLTCNESNASSRRVIESQGGVFGGHSPTDPAKRLYWIAL; encoded by the coding sequence TTGCGGCTGCGGCCAGTCGCCCTTGGCGACGAGGCTGCGGTCCGCGCTGCGACCCGCGAACTGGCCGAAGAGGGTTTCACTTTCGCCCTCGGTCTCGACGCGGCAAGCTCGTTTGCCGACTACGTGGCCCGTCTCGATGCCCGGCGGCACGGGCGGGGCCTGACAGCGGGCGCGGTACCCGAAACCTTCCTCCTCGCCGAAGTCGACGGCCAAATCGTCGGCCGCCTGTCGCTGCGCCACGCGCTCAATGATCAATTGCGCACCAATGGCGGCCATATCGGCTTTGGCATCTTGCGCTCACACCGCCGCCGAGGCCACGCCTCCGAAATCCTGCGCCAGGCCCTTATCCTCGCCCGCGACCTCGGCATTGAGCGCGTCCTGCTCACCTGCAACGAGAGCAATGCCAGCTCGCGGCGCGTGATCGAAAGCCAGGGCGGTGTCTTTGGCGGGCATTCACCCACCGATCCCGCCAAGCGTCTGTATTGGATAGCGCTGTAG
- a CDS encoding type II toxin-antitoxin system HicA family toxin, which produces MVARQPRHCSPVDCGWLLLVSTRGSHHKYRHPASGRTVILPHPRKDIPAGTVRSIYRQAGWSENDDA; this is translated from the coding sequence GTGGTTGCGCGACAGCCGCGACATTGTTCGCCGGTTGACTGCGGATGGCTTCTGCTTGTTTCGACCCGTGGTTCGCACCATAAGTATAGGCATCCCGCGAGCGGCAGGACCGTTATCCTGCCGCATCCGCGCAAGGATATTCCGGCCGGTACGGTCCGTTCGATCTACCGTCAGGCCGGTTGGAGCGAGAATGACGATGCATGA
- a CDS encoding type II toxin-antitoxin system HicB family antitoxin, with the protein MTMHDAHYIALIHKDADSGYGVSFPDVAGVIAVADTLDEAIAEAAAALAFAFEDWSGPLPVARSLETLRGDAQFQAMAEDAVIAAVRPSREYYHAAE; encoded by the coding sequence ATGACGATGCATGACGCCCATTATATCGCCCTGATCCACAAGGACGCCGATTCCGGTTATGGCGTGTCCTTTCCCGATGTCGCGGGCGTCATTGCCGTTGCCGACACGCTGGACGAAGCCATTGCCGAAGCCGCTGCGGCTTTGGCTTTCGCGTTTGAAGACTGGTCCGGTCCCCTGCCGGTCGCGCGGAGTCTGGAAACTCTGCGCGGGGACGCTCAATTCCAGGCCATGGCCGAGGATGCCGTGATTGCCGCTGTACGCCCGTCGCGCGAATATTATCACGCCGCCGAATAA
- the mutM gene encoding bifunctional DNA-formamidopyrimidine glycosylase/DNA-(apurinic or apyrimidinic site) lyase: MPELPEVETVRRGLEPWIEGATIDKVTLNRPDLRFPFPKDLQSALEGQKIVSVGRRAKYLLIGLSNGKTVLSHLGMTGSYRFAEHGIDKPPRYYEVEPTPKHDHMVWDISHPKHGKSHLIYADPRRFGFVDLYDHVEDSPYLKGLGPEPLGNDFNADEMAEKFTGKKTPIKAALLDQRVVAGLGNIYVAEALHRAHILPTVLAGTLVTAKGKPKPVLEDLAHAVRQVLIEAIEVGGSTLRDFRNAEGGSGYFQHRFAVYDREGEPCPTPLCTGTIQRIVQSGRSTFFCPVCQKKA, translated from the coding sequence ATGCCCGAACTGCCCGAGGTCGAAACTGTCCGGCGTGGTCTTGAGCCCTGGATCGAGGGCGCCACCATCGACAAGGTCACGCTCAACCGCCCCGACCTGCGCTTCCCCTTCCCCAAGGATTTGCAGTCGGCCCTTGAGGGGCAAAAAATAGTCTCGGTGGGTCGCCGCGCCAAATATCTGCTGATCGGGCTGTCCAATGGCAAGACAGTGCTCAGCCATCTGGGCATGACCGGCAGCTATCGCTTTGCCGAACACGGCATCGACAAGCCGCCGCGCTATTATGAAGTCGAACCCACGCCCAAGCACGACCATATGGTCTGGGACATTTCCCACCCCAAGCATGGCAAATCCCACCTCATCTATGCCGACCCCCGCCGCTTCGGCTTTGTCGATCTCTATGATCACGTCGAGGACAGCCCCTATCTTAAGGGTCTGGGGCCAGAGCCCTTGGGCAATGATTTCAACGCCGATGAAATGGCCGAGAAATTCACCGGCAAAAAGACCCCGATCAAGGCGGCCCTGCTCGATCAGCGCGTCGTGGCGGGGCTAGGCAATATCTATGTCGCCGAAGCCCTGCACCGCGCCCATATCCTGCCCACGGTGCTCGCCGGCACCCTGGTCACCGCCAAGGGCAAGCCCAAGCCGGTGCTGGAAGACCTCGCCCATGCCGTCCGCCAGGTGCTGATCGAAGCCATCGAAGTGGGCGGCTCCACCCTGCGCGATTTCCGCAATGCCGAAGGCGGCTCCGGCTATTTCCAGCACCGCTTTGCCGTCTATGACCGGGAAGGCGAACCCTGCCCCACCCCGCTCTGTACGGGCACGATCCAGCGCATCGTCCAATCGGGGCGATCCACGTTCTTTTGTCCGGTGTGCCAGAAGAAGGCTTAG
- the recF gene encoding DNA replication/repair protein RecF (All proteins in this family for which functions are known are DNA-binding proteins that assist the filamentation of RecA onto DNA for the initiation of recombination or recombinational repair.), protein MTRHLSRLRLTAFRNYTAAALDLDDRHLVLTGPNGAGKTNLLEAVSLLSPGRGLRRASLDTVQAQGSDIGWAVAATVETDDGPADIGTGTTPDGGRRVRINGANARSIEAMSDYLRVLWLTPAMDGLFSGPASDRRRFLDRLVTTLIPSHSSSVSDYDKAMRQRNRLLEEGGDARWLSAIEVQLAELGASIHLARTDSLTHLQALIEQSLDDSSFPAAHLALTPLFENEAEPSSSAALETALIETWQGSRALDRAAGRTISGPHRVDLEVTYAQKGMPAALGSTGEQKALLIGLILAHARLVKLRTAITPFLLLDEIAAHLDPDRRRALFSALDGLGTQCFLTGTDRLLFEALGPRAQTITVRDGRLYKD, encoded by the coding sequence TTGACCCGCCACCTCTCCCGCCTCCGCCTCACCGCCTTCCGCAATTATACGGCGGCGGCTTTGGACCTCGATGATCGCCATCTGGTCCTCACTGGCCCCAATGGCGCCGGCAAGACCAATCTGCTTGAAGCGGTGAGCCTGCTCTCGCCCGGCCGCGGCCTGCGCCGCGCCAGCCTCGACACCGTCCAGGCCCAGGGCAGCGATATCGGCTGGGCGGTCGCGGCAACCGTCGAAACCGATGACGGCCCCGCCGATATCGGCACCGGCACCACGCCGGACGGCGGCCGCCGCGTGCGCATCAATGGCGCCAATGCCCGCTCCATCGAGGCGATGAGCGATTATCTGCGCGTGCTCTGGCTCACCCCGGCCATGGACGGCCTCTTCTCCGGCCCCGCCAGCGACCGTCGCCGCTTTTTGGACCGCCTGGTCACCACGCTCATCCCCAGCCATTCCTCGTCGGTTTCCGACTATGACAAGGCCATGCGCCAGCGCAATCGCCTGCTTGAGGAGGGCGGCGACGCCCGTTGGCTCTCAGCCATCGAAGTCCAGCTCGCCGAACTCGGCGCCTCCATCCATCTGGCCCGCACCGATAGCCTCACGCATTTGCAGGCGCTGATCGAACAAAGCCTGGATGACTCGAGTTTTCCCGCCGCCCATCTGGCGCTGACGCCATTGTTTGAAAACGAGGCGGAGCCCAGTTCCTCGGCGGCGCTCGAAACGGCGCTGATCGAGACGTGGCAGGGCTCGCGCGCCCTTGATCGCGCCGCCGGACGCACCATATCTGGACCACACCGTGTTGATCTCGAAGTGACCTATGCCCAAAAGGGCATGCCGGCCGCCCTGGGCTCGACCGGCGAGCAGAAAGCCTTGCTGATCGGGCTGATCCTGGCCCATGCCAGATTGGTCAAATTGCGCACTGCGATCACCCCATTCCTGCTGCTCGACGAAATCGCCGCCCATCTCGATCCGGACCGCCGCCGGGCCCTGTTTTCCGCCCTCGACGGGCTGGGGACGCAATGTTTCCTCACCGGCACCGATCGGCTCCTGTTCGAGGCCCTCGGCCCCCGCGCCCAGACCATCACGGTGCGCGACGGACGGCTCTATAAGGATTGA
- a CDS encoding transglycosylase domain-containing protein translates to MDFRISADDRVGAQPKGKPAAASRAKGGERVEPSMGKAVGVFVDDERSGGASPNPKGKPPKQPRRGKASVAREKKPKKRRSRTGGFLMGIFYWGFVLCLWAGIAVIGVVVYYGAQLPSSNTWAIPDRPPNIRILAADGSLISNRGQTGGEAITYRELPYYVPAAIIASEDRRFMSHFGVDPIGLLAVAAESVRARGVTRGASTITQQVAKNLFLTPDQTLGRKIQEMILAVWLEQNFTKEEILELYMNRVYFGAGATGIEAAAQTYFGVSARNLSLGQAAMLAGILPAPSAYNPKSNPKRAKERQRLTLNSMAEEGYITREEATAAQIDPNQSVRTRVAGSESYVADWVESLMTAYIGEIDTDVVVQTTIDWKMQKDAEFIVKELVASEGPKRGFNQGALVAMDVDGTVRAMVGGVDYQASQYNRAVTAKRQPGSTFKPFVYLAAMEKGYTPDTLAEDAQFEYNGWSPRNASGKYAGTVTLRQGLAYSLNTIAARLAIDVTPQAVVDVATRMGISSHLTAVPSIALGTQEVNLLELTGAYAPFANGGMGVIPNVITKIETKDGKPLYEASDAGPGRVIAPNVLDEMNDMLETAVEVGTGKGANLNGWQFGGKTGTSQNARDALFVGYTAAMVTGVWLGNDNDTKTTLSGGNVPAVIWSEFMTKAHAGKQIAQIPHGSYDNSQTVAQPVVDPATGQQVIDPATGQPMVQHVDAQTGQPVAPPSNQPIQTGQMVDPMTGLPVGQQVVDPNAQAIDPATGMPMQQGGGFQQGPAVGVGTTAPIDPDTGMPMVLVVDPSTGQQVWVPSAPAQQQQQGQFAPPQPVGGDQVIYQEPEQPQQRTLMDLIFGN, encoded by the coding sequence ATGGATTTTCGCATTTCCGCCGATGATCGCGTTGGCGCCCAGCCCAAGGGCAAGCCGGCTGCGGCCAGCCGCGCCAAGGGCGGCGAGCGCGTCGAGCCCTCCATGGGCAAGGCGGTCGGCGTTTTTGTCGATGACGAACGCTCCGGCGGCGCCTCCCCCAATCCCAAGGGCAAGCCGCCCAAGCAACCCCGCCGCGGCAAAGCCTCGGTCGCCCGCGAGAAAAAGCCAAAAAAACGCCGCTCGCGCACCGGCGGCTTCCTCATGGGCATTTTCTATTGGGGCTTCGTGCTTTGCCTGTGGGCCGGCATCGCTGTCATCGGCGTCGTGGTCTATTACGGCGCGCAATTGCCCTCGTCCAACACCTGGGCCATTCCCGATCGCCCGCCCAATATCCGCATTCTGGCGGCTGACGGGAGCTTGATTTCCAATCGCGGCCAGACCGGCGGCGAAGCGATCACCTATCGCGAATTGCCCTATTATGTGCCCGCGGCCATCATCGCCAGCGAAGACCGCCGCTTCATGAGCCATTTCGGCGTCGACCCCATTGGCCTGCTCGCCGTGGCCGCCGAAAGCGTGCGGGCGCGCGGGGTCACCCGTGGCGCCTCCACCATCACCCAGCAGGTGGCGAAAAACCTCTTCCTCACCCCCGACCAGACCCTGGGCCGCAAGATCCAGGAAATGATCCTGGCCGTATGGCTGGAGCAGAATTTCACCAAGGAAGAAATTCTCGAACTCTATATGAACCGCGTCTATTTCGGCGCCGGCGCCACCGGCATCGAGGCCGCTGCGCAGACCTATTTCGGCGTTTCCGCGCGCAACCTCTCGCTCGGCCAGGCCGCCATGCTGGCCGGCATTCTGCCCGCGCCCTCGGCCTATAATCCAAAATCCAATCCGAAACGCGCCAAGGAACGCCAGCGCCTGACGCTCAATTCCATGGCCGAGGAAGGCTATATCACCCGCGAGGAAGCCACCGCCGCCCAGATCGATCCCAACCAATCCGTGCGCACCCGCGTTGCGGGTTCGGAATCCTATGTCGCCGACTGGGTCGAAAGCCTGATGACCGCCTATATTGGCGAGATCGATACCGATGTGGTGGTGCAGACCACCATCGACTGGAAAATGCAGAAGGACGCCGAGTTCATCGTCAAGGAATTGGTGGCGTCCGAAGGCCCCAAGCGCGGCTTCAATCAGGGTGCCTTGGTGGCCATGGATGTCGATGGCACGGTGCGCGCCATGGTGGGTGGCGTCGATTATCAGGCCAGCCAATATAACCGCGCCGTCACCGCCAAGCGCCAGCCCGGCTCGACCTTCAAGCCTTTCGTGTATCTGGCGGCCATGGAAAAGGGCTATACGCCCGACACTTTGGCCGAAGATGCCCAGTTCGAATATAATGGCTGGAGCCCGCGCAATGCCTCGGGCAAATATGCCGGCACGGTGACGTTGCGGCAGGGCCTGGCCTATTCGCTCAATACCATTGCGGCGCGCCTCGCCATCGACGTCACGCCCCAGGCCGTGGTCGACGTGGCCACCCGCATGGGCATTTCCAGCCACCTGACTGCCGTGCCCTCCATTGCTTTGGGCACCCAGGAAGTGAACCTGCTCGAATTGACCGGCGCCTACGCTCCCTTCGCCAATGGCGGCATGGGCGTCATTCCCAATGTCATCACCAAGATCGAGACCAAGGACGGCAAGCCGCTTTACGAAGCCTCCGATGCCGGCCCCGGCCGCGTCATCGCCCCCAATGTGCTCGACGAAATGAACGACATGTTGGAAACCGCAGTCGAAGTGGGCACCGGCAAGGGCGCCAATCTCAATGGCTGGCAGTTCGGCGGCAAGACCGGCACCTCGCAGAATGCCCGCGATGCGCTGTTTGTCGGCTATACCGCCGCCATGGTCACCGGCGTCTGGCTGGGCAACGACAATGACACCAAGACGACCCTGTCGGGCGGTAACGTGCCGGCCGTCATCTGGTCTGAGTTCATGACCAAGGCCCATGCCGGCAAGCAGATCGCCCAGATCCCGCACGGCTCCTATGACAATAGCCAGACCGTGGCGCAGCCTGTTGTCGATCCGGCCACCGGCCAGCAGGTCATCGATCCCGCGACCGGCCAGCCCATGGTCCAGCATGTCGATGCCCAGACCGGCCAGCCGGTGGCGCCGCCATCCAACCAGCCAATCCAGACCGGCCAGATGGTCGATCCCATGACCGGCTTGCCGGTAGGCCAGCAGGTCGTCGATCCTAATGCCCAGGCCATCGATCCGGCCACGGGAATGCCCATGCAGCAGGGTGGGGGTTTCCAGCAAGGTCCTGCGGTCGGTGTCGGCACCACCGCGCCGATCGATCCCGATACCGGCATGCCCATGGTGCTGGTGGTCGATCCCTCCACCGGCCAGCAGGTCTGGGTCCCCTCGGCCCCGGCCCAGCAGCAGCAACAGGGCCAATTCGCCCCGCCCCAGCCGGTCGGCGGCGACCAGGTCATCTACCAGGAGCCCGAACAGCCACAGCAGCGCACGCTGATGGACCTGATCTTCGGGAATTAG
- the rpsT gene encoding 30S ribosomal protein S20, which produces MANTPSAKKATRKIEARTAVNKSRRSRVRTFIRKVEEAIVAGDHAVAFAALKAAEPEIHRAATKGIVHANLAARKVSRLNHRVKALA; this is translated from the coding sequence ATGGCCAATACGCCGTCAGCCAAAAAGGCTACCCGCAAGATCGAAGCCCGCACCGCGGTCAACAAGTCGCGCCGCTCGCGCGTCCGCACCTTCATCCGCAAGGTTGAAGAAGCCATCGTGGCCGGCGATCATGCCGTGGCCTTTGCTGCCCTCAAGGCTGCCGAGCCCGAAATTCACCGTGCAGCCACCAAGGGCATCGTTCATGCCAATCTGGCGGCCCGCAAGGTCAGCCGCCTCAATCACCGCGTCAAGGCTCTCGCCTGA
- the dnaN gene encoding DNA polymerase III subunit beta — protein sequence MKVTLERNHLLKSLSHVHRVVERRNTYPILANVLFKASEDRVELRATDLDIEVTEAVPAMVSTPGTTTVPAHTLYEIVRKLSDGAEVRLETDGGENMVLTSGRSRFNLACLSPDSFPDLKSGSFGHEFAIAASALRELIERTQFAISNEETRYYLNGIYFHAVENSATGTVLRAVATDGHRMARAEIEAPTGAKGMPGIIVPKKTVGEVQKLLDGAEGEVKVEVSDTKIRFTVGPVVLLSKLIEGTFPDYDRVTPKNNDKQMNVDRASFATAVDRVSTIASDRGGKAVKLSAKDGLLELSVTNPDHGTASEELAVEFDTDGFEIGFNARYLLDIIGQIRSESAIFMFNDAGSPTLVKDEGETKALYVLMPMRV from the coding sequence ATGAAAGTCACGCTCGAACGCAATCATCTGCTCAAGTCGCTGAGCCATGTGCATCGCGTGGTCGAGCGGCGTAATACCTACCCCATTCTCGCCAACGTGCTGTTCAAGGCCAGCGAGGACCGGGTGGAGCTGCGCGCCACCGATCTCGATATCGAAGTGACCGAGGCCGTGCCGGCCATGGTCTCCACCCCCGGCACCACCACCGTGCCCGCCCACACGCTCTACGAAATCGTGCGCAAGCTCAGCGATGGCGCCGAAGTGCGCTTGGAAACCGATGGCGGCGAGAACATGGTGCTCACCTCCGGCCGCTCGCGCTTCAACCTGGCCTGCCTCAGCCCCGACAGTTTCCCAGATCTGAAATCCGGCAGCTTCGGCCATGAATTCGCCATTGCCGCCTCCGCCCTGCGCGAGCTGATCGAGCGCACCCAATTCGCCATCTCCAACGAAGAGACACGCTATTATCTCAACGGCATCTATTTCCATGCCGTGGAAAACTCCGCCACCGGCACCGTGCTGCGCGCCGTCGCTACCGATGGCCACCGCATGGCCCGCGCCGAAATCGAAGCGCCGACCGGCGCCAAGGGCATGCCCGGCATTATCGTGCCGAAAAAGACCGTCGGCGAAGTGCAAAAGCTCCTCGATGGCGCCGAAGGCGAGGTCAAGGTCGAGGTTTCCGACACCAAGATCCGTTTCACCGTCGGCCCCGTGGTGCTGCTCTCCAAACTCATCGAAGGTACCTTCCCCGATTACGATCGGGTGACCCCCAAGAACAACGACAAGCAGATGAATGTCGACCGGGCGAGCTTTGCTACCGCTGTTGATCGCGTCTCCACCATTGCCTCGGATCGCGGTGGCAAGGCCGTCAAGCTCTCCGCCAAGGATGGCCTGCTCGAACTCTCGGTCACCAATCCCGACCACGGCACGGCCAGCGAAGAACTCGCCGTCGAATTCGACACCGATGGGTTCGAGATCGGCTTCAACGCGCGCTACCTGCTCGACATTATCGGCCAGATCCGCAGCGAAAGCGCCATCTTCATGTTCAACGACGCCGGCTCTCCCACGCTGGTCAAGGACGAAGGCGAGACCAAGGCGCTGTATGTCCTGATGCCGATGCGGGTTTGA
- a CDS encoding nuclear transport factor 2 family protein — translation MSTTIAQTYMQAWLARDEALFLSLLAPDVLVVESYGPVYRGHAECMAWFKAWHEAPNLGRVTRWDLGRSYFDAERSAVFCEWDFECEYEGKTGGFLGSSLYLLRDGLIAELHEYKTEREQYRPYQLP, via the coding sequence ATGAGCACCACAATCGCCCAAACCTATATGCAAGCCTGGCTCGCCCGGGACGAGGCGCTGTTTCTCAGTCTGCTGGCCCCAGATGTGCTGGTCGTCGAAAGCTACGGCCCGGTCTATCGTGGCCATGCCGAATGCATGGCCTGGTTCAAGGCCTGGCACGAGGCCCCCAATCTCGGTCGCGTGACGCGATGGGATCTGGGGCGGTCCTATTTCGACGCCGAGCGCTCGGCGGTATTTTGCGAGTGGGATTTCGAGTGCGAATACGAAGGCAAAACCGGCGGCTTCCTGGGCTCCAGCCTTTATCTGCTACGTGATGGCCTGATCGCCGAGCTGCACGAATACAAAACCGAACGGGAACAATATCGGCCTTATCAGCTGCCCTAG
- a CDS encoding LLM class flavin-dependent oxidoreductase, which produces MKKIGFLSFGHWSPSPQSGTRTAGDALLQSIDLAVAAEELGADGAYFRVHHFARQLASPFPLLAAIGARTKTIEIGTAVIDMRYENPLYMAEDAGAADLIAGGRLQLGISRGSPEQVIDGWRYFGYAPAEGQTDADMARSQTEVLLEVLKGHGFAEPNPRPMFPNPPGKLRLEPFSEGLRQRIWWGAATDATAIWAAKLGMHLQSSTLKFDESGKPFHIQQAEQIRAFRAAWKEAGHAHEPRVSVSRSIFALVNDTDRAYFGGGGREEDSFGYIEPEKRAVFGRGYAAEPDVLIKELAADEAIAEADTLLLTVPNQLGVEYNAHVIESILKLVAPALGWR; this is translated from the coding sequence ATGAAAAAGATCGGTTTTCTGTCCTTCGGCCATTGGTCGCCCTCGCCACAGTCCGGCACCCGTACGGCGGGCGATGCACTGCTGCAGTCGATCGATCTGGCGGTCGCCGCCGAGGAATTGGGGGCCGATGGCGCCTATTTCCGCGTGCATCATTTCGCCCGCCAGCTGGCCTCGCCCTTCCCGCTCCTCGCTGCCATCGGCGCCCGGACCAAAACCATCGAGATCGGCACCGCGGTCATCGATATGCGCTACGAAAACCCGCTCTACATGGCAGAGGATGCCGGCGCGGCCGATCTGATCGCCGGCGGCCGGTTGCAATTGGGCATCAGCCGCGGCTCCCCCGAACAGGTCATCGATGGCTGGCGCTATTTCGGCTATGCCCCGGCCGAAGGCCAGACCGACGCCGATATGGCCCGCAGCCAGACCGAGGTGCTGCTTGAAGTGCTCAAGGGCCACGGCTTTGCCGAGCCCAATCCGCGCCCGATGTTTCCCAATCCGCCCGGCAAGCTGCGGCTCGAACCGTTTTCCGAGGGCCTGCGCCAGCGCATCTGGTGGGGCGCCGCGACCGACGCCACCGCCATCTGGGCGGCCAAGCTGGGCATGCATCTGCAAAGCTCGACACTGAAATTCGACGAAAGCGGCAAGCCCTTCCATATCCAGCAGGCCGAACAGATCCGCGCCTTTCGCGCCGCCTGGAAAGAGGCCGGCCACGCCCATGAGCCGCGCGTCTCGGTCAGCCGCTCGATCTTTGCCCTGGTCAACGACACCGACCGCGCCTATTTCGGCGGCGGCGGCCGCGAAGAGGATAGTTTTGGCTATATCGAGCCGGAAAAGCGCGCCGTGTTCGGCCGCGGCTATGCCGCCGAACCCGATGTGCTGATCAAGGAACTGGCGGCCGACGAAGCCATTGCCGAAGCCGATACCCTGCTGCTCACCGTGCCCAACCAGCTCGGCGTCGAATACAATGCCCATGTCATCGAGTCGATTTTGAAGCTGGTGGCCCCGGCGCTGGGCTGGCGCTGA
- the dnaA gene encoding chromosomal replication initiator protein DnaA, with protein MITSGSEAQRDLFNRVRARLKAGVGEDVFTSWFARLELEEIVDDLVHLSAPTRFLCSWVQSNYADRIIESFRQDVDVVTRLQVTLRVNGQATKKLAPAAEIAPSGDATAPTAVAAAPQMPATPRLVRDNSASKGDALAGSAIDQRMTFETFVPGAANEMAFGVAKQIAHAAANNSVTFNPVYIHSTVGLGKSHLLNAIAHAVQSADASKNIVYLTADHFMYHFITAVQRQSALGFKEWLRRVDLLLIDDMQFLQGKSATEFGHTLGTLLTGAKQVVVAGDAPPRDLEMIDERIRSRLSGGLVVPITGFDMELRRAIVQRRADQASARYGMHFPTPVIDYVSRAVVSHGRDLDGAVNRLVAANQLTGELITVPLAEKTLADLIRARDAKRVRIEDILKIVSRHYKVPRNELLSARRSRDVVRPRQIAMFLAKALTSRSLPEIGRRFGGRDHTTVLHSVRKVESMMKDDIELCQEIELLKRMLEE; from the coding sequence ATGATCACATCCGGCTCCGAAGCACAGCGCGACCTCTTCAACCGGGTGCGCGCCCGCCTCAAGGCCGGCGTTGGCGAAGATGTGTTCACCTCCTGGTTCGCCCGGCTTGAGCTGGAAGAAATCGTCGACGATCTGGTGCATCTGTCGGCGCCCACGCGGTTCCTGTGCTCCTGGGTGCAGTCCAATTATGCCGATCGCATCATCGAATCCTTCCGCCAGGACGTCGATGTCGTCACGCGCCTCCAGGTAACCCTGCGCGTCAATGGCCAGGCCACCAAGAAGCTGGCGCCCGCCGCCGAGATCGCGCCCAGCGGCGATGCGACTGCCCCCACCGCCGTCGCCGCTGCGCCCCAGATGCCCGCCACGCCGCGTCTCGTGCGTGACAATAGCGCTTCCAAGGGCGATGCCCTGGCCGGCAGCGCCATCGATCAGCGCATGACGTTTGAAACCTTTGTGCCCGGCGCGGCCAATGAAATGGCCTTCGGCGTCGCCAAGCAGATCGCCCACGCTGCCGCCAACAATTCGGTGACCTTCAATCCGGTCTATATTCATTCCACGGTCGGCCTGGGCAAATCCCACCTGCTCAACGCCATCGCCCATGCCGTGCAATCGGCCGATGCATCCAAGAACATCGTCTATCTGACCGCCGACCATTTCATGTACCATTTCATCACCGCCGTGCAGCGCCAGTCCGCGCTCGGCTTCAAGGAATGGCTGCGCCGGGTCGATCTGCTGCTGATCGATGACATGCAATTCCTGCAGGGCAAATCCGCCACCGAATTCGGCCATACGCTGGGCACCCTGCTCACCGGCGCCAAACAGGTCGTCGTGGCCGGTGACGCGCCGCCGCGGGATCTCGAAATGATCGACGAGCGCATCCGCTCGCGCCTCTCGGGTGGGCTGGTCGTGCCGATCACCGGCTTTGACATGGAATTGCGCCGCGCCATCGTGCAGCGCCGCGCCGACCAGGCCAGTGCCCGCTACGGCATGCATTTCCCCACCCCGGTCATCGATTACGTTTCGCGCGCCGTGGTCAGCCATGGCCGTGATCTCGATGGCGCCGTCAATCGCCTCGTCGCTGCCAACCAGCTGACCGGCGAATTGATCACCGTGCCCTTGGCCGAAAAGACCCTGGCCGACCTGATCCGCGCCCGCGACGCCAAGCGCGTCCGCATCGAGGACATCCTCAAGATCGTCTCGCGCCATTACAAAGTGCCGCGCAACGAATTGCTCTCGGCCCGCCGCAGCCGCGACGTGGTGCGCCCGCGCCAGATCGCCATGTTCCTCGCCAAGGCGCTGACTTCCCGCTCGCTCCCCGAAATCGGCCGCCGCTTCGGCGGACGCGATCACACCACGGTCCTCCATTCGGTGCGCAAGGTGGAATCGATGATGAAGGACGACATCGAGCTCTGCCAGGAGATCGAATTGCTCAAGCGCATGCTGGAAGAATAG